In Thermoanaerobacterium xylanolyticum LX-11, the genomic window CGTAGTGTTTATTAATTGTGAAGATGATAAAGAAGTTAAGCACATATACATGAAAAATGCTAAATTATTGCGATTGGACTTATTAAATATTAAGGTTGCAATTGATGGCCCGGCTGGTGCAGGAAAAAGTACAGTTGCTAAGGAATTGGCAAAAAAACTAAACTTTACTTACATAGATACAGGGGCTATGTATAGAGCTTTGACGTATAAAGTGGCAATTGAAAATATCAACCTAGAAGATAAAAATAAAATAGTAGAATTGGCTTCCAAGATTGATATTGACTTGAAAAACGATAAGGTACTGTTAGACGGTATGGATGTTACAAGCGAGATTAGGACACCATCCATTTCTGAAAAAGTATCATATATTTCAATGATACCAGAGGTAAGAGAAATAATGGTAAAGTTGCAAAAAAGGCTATCAGATAAGGGTAGTGTCGTAATGGACGGTAGAGATATAGCGACAGTTGTGATGCCAGATGCACAATTTAAATTCTTTTTGACTGCCAGTCCTGAAATTAGGGCAATGCGTAGATACAATGAACTGACAAGTAAGAAAATACCTGTTAAGTATGATGATATATTAAATGATATAAAAAAAAGAGATAAGAATGATACTGAAAGAGATGTTGCACCATTAAAAAAGGCTGATGATTCTATTGTTATTGACACTACAAACATGAGTATTGATGAAGTAGTAAGCAAAATGTACAATATTATAGCTAATGGGTAAAGGGGGTATCTCATGTTTTATTATATAGCCAAATACATCGTTCTTTTTATTATAAATATAATTTTTAGAATAGAAGTAGATGGCTACGAAAATATTCCTGCCTATGGTCCTGTAATTATTTGTCCTAATCATATTAGCTTTTTAGATCCACCTATTGTTGGTGCCGTTTTTACCAGAAGAATTTTTTTTATGGCAAAAGCCGAGCTTTTTAAAAATCCTTTATTTAGATTTATTTTAAATAAAGGTTTAGGTGCTTTTCCAGTGAAAAGAGGCACATCAGATTTAACCGCTATAAAAATTGCTCTAAATCATTTAAAAAAAGGACATGCTATTGGGATATTCCCAGAAGGAACCAGGAGCAAAACTGGCCAATTGCAAAAGGCTGAGCCTGGTGTATCGCTCCTGTCAGTAAAAGGAAAGGCACCTGTATTGCCGATCGGAATAAAGTCAACTTATAAACTTTTTTCAAAAGTAACAATAAAGATCGGTAAACCTATTTATTTTGAAGAATATCAAAATGTACATTTAACATCGCAAGATATGGCAAACATAGGTGAAAAGATTATGCTGGAAATTTCAAAGTTAATTTAGGAGGAAACAATGAAAATATTGATAGCTGACAATGCAGGATTTTGTTTTGGGGTAAAAAGGGCAGTCAGAATGGCCTATGATCAAGTGAATAATAGTGATGATTCTAAGACCTATGCATATGGAGAGCTTATTCATAATCCGCAAGTTGTAAAAGACCTTGAAGACAAAGGAATTAAGACTATAGAACACATCGATGAATTAGATGAAAATAGCAAGATACTTATTAGGACGCATGGTATACCGAAAAAAATTTATGAGGAATTAAAAAATAAAAAAGTAGAAATAATCGATATGACTTGTCCTTTTGTAAAAAGAGTCCAAAAAATAGTCAATGGATACTATAAGAAAGGATATTCTATTGTTATAATAGGGGATAGAAATCATCCGGAAGTTATAGGTGTAAATGGATGGTGTAATAATTCAGCTTATGTTATCCAATCAACTGATGATGTAAATTCATTGCCTTTTTTAGATAAAACCTGTGTTGTTGCGCAGACAACTATAACGCAAAAAATGTGGGAAGATATCTTGGATTTGTTGCATCTTAAAGTCAAAGAATTAATATCATATAATACAATATGCGACGCTACTAATAAAAGGCAATCATCTGCTGAAAAAATATCTAAAGAAGTAGATATGATGATCGTCATAGGTGGAAAGAATAGCTCTAATACGCAAAAATTAAAAAAAATATGTGAAAAGAATTGTGATAAAACTATACAAGTTGAGAGTGCTGATGAAATTGATTTGATTACTCTAAAAGACGTTGAAACAGTCGGCATTACTGCTGGTGCATCTACTCCAGATTATTTAATACAGGAAGTCATTGATAAGATTACAAGTGGAAGAAAGGAAGAATAAAAATGGATGATTTTATGAATGAATACACTTTTAATGAGATCCATTCCGGTGATATAGTAAAAGGTAAAATCATTAAAATACTTAACGATGGAATTATAGCAGATATCGGATATAAATCTGATGCATTTGTACCTAAATCGCAATTATCACTTAATCCTAATATAAGAATAAGTGATGATTTTAATGTAGGAGATGAAATCGATCTATATATAATAAAAAGAGAAGATGAAAATGGTGATGTTTTAGCTTCAAAAGTAAAAGCAGATACCGAATTAGCTGAAGAAAGATTAAATACATCATTTAAAAATGGAGATATATTAAATGGAAAAATAATTGAAGTAGTAAAAGGCGGTGTTGTTGCCGAAGTATTAGGAGTTAAAGCATTTATACCAGCATCACAACTTGATATGCATTATGTGGATGATTTAAACTCATATTTAGGAGAAAAAATTGAAGTAAAAATTATTGATTATATTCCAAGCAAAAAATTAGTTGCATCAAGGAGAATCGTTTTAGAAGAAGAAAAAAACAAAAAGAAAGAAACATTGCTAAAAAACATACGGGAAGGCCAAGTTATAAACGGTGTAGTAAAATCAATTACAAAATTTGGTGTCTTTGTTGATTTAGGTGGTATTGATGGTTTGATTCCATTAAGAGAGATTTCTTGGAGTAAAAATGTGAATATAAATGATGTATTGCATATTGGCGATAGAGTAGATGTTTATGTTGATAAAATAGATCAAGAAAAAATAACGCTAAGTTTGAAAAAGCTTTTTCCAGATCCGTGGGTGAATATTAATGAGAAGTTTAAAGTTGGAGATATTATATTGGGTATTATAACAAATGTGACTACATTTGGTGCTTTTGTAGAGATTTCCGAAGGGTTAGAGGGATTAGCGCACAAAAATGATTTAATAAAAAATGTCAAAGAGTATAAAATAGGGGACGAAATTACAGTCGAAATAATTAGCTTTGACTCAGAGAAGAAAAAGTTAAGCTTGAAGGAAGTTGAAAAAAACAGTGAATCTTATGACTTAGAAAGAGAAGAATTAAATGTAACAATAACGGACAGAATACAAAACATAAATAATTATTCATAGGTGTTATGTAAAATACCTTGACAAAAGACAAAAATCT contains:
- the cmk gene encoding (d)CMP kinase, with product MRGAITTENTKEAIFHDTISLIDEIFRINKIKSSDVISIFFTATKDIDAAYPAEALRHNGISNIPMMCFQEMNVKKSLEKCIRVVVFINCEDDKEVKHIYMKNAKLLRLDLLNIKVAIDGPAGAGKSTVAKELAKKLNFTYIDTGAMYRALTYKVAIENINLEDKNKIVELASKIDIDLKNDKVLLDGMDVTSEIRTPSISEKVSYISMIPEVREIMVKLQKRLSDKGSVVMDGRDIATVVMPDAQFKFFLTASPEIRAMRRYNELTSKKIPVKYDDILNDIKKRDKNDTERDVAPLKKADDSIVIDTTNMSIDEVVSKMYNIIANG
- a CDS encoding 30S ribosomal protein S1 — protein: MDDFMNEYTFNEIHSGDIVKGKIIKILNDGIIADIGYKSDAFVPKSQLSLNPNIRISDDFNVGDEIDLYIIKREDENGDVLASKVKADTELAEERLNTSFKNGDILNGKIIEVVKGGVVAEVLGVKAFIPASQLDMHYVDDLNSYLGEKIEVKIIDYIPSKKLVASRRIVLEEEKNKKKETLLKNIREGQVINGVVKSITKFGVFVDLGGIDGLIPLREISWSKNVNINDVLHIGDRVDVYVDKIDQEKITLSLKKLFPDPWVNINEKFKVGDIILGIITNVTTFGAFVEISEGLEGLAHKNDLIKNVKEYKIGDEITVEIISFDSEKKKLSLKEVEKNSESYDLEREELNVTITDRIQNINNYS
- a CDS encoding lysophospholipid acyltransferase family protein, yielding MFYYIAKYIVLFIINIIFRIEVDGYENIPAYGPVIICPNHISFLDPPIVGAVFTRRIFFMAKAELFKNPLFRFILNKGLGAFPVKRGTSDLTAIKIALNHLKKGHAIGIFPEGTRSKTGQLQKAEPGVSLLSVKGKAPVLPIGIKSTYKLFSKVTIKIGKPIYFEEYQNVHLTSQDMANIGEKIMLEISKLI
- a CDS encoding 4-hydroxy-3-methylbut-2-enyl diphosphate reductase; protein product: MKILIADNAGFCFGVKRAVRMAYDQVNNSDDSKTYAYGELIHNPQVVKDLEDKGIKTIEHIDELDENSKILIRTHGIPKKIYEELKNKKVEIIDMTCPFVKRVQKIVNGYYKKGYSIVIIGDRNHPEVIGVNGWCNNSAYVIQSTDDVNSLPFLDKTCVVAQTTITQKMWEDILDLLHLKVKELISYNTICDATNKRQSSAEKISKEVDMMIVIGGKNSSNTQKLKKICEKNCDKTIQVESADEIDLITLKDVETVGITAGASTPDYLIQEVIDKITSGRKEE